The following are from one region of the Mycolicibacterium helvum genome:
- a CDS encoding Rv3212 family protein produces MVRPERRTKGDLVAAATITLIVAVVAALFWWNSSARATISRPATSPAPNPVPARVVPDTLHQLWTAASPRTLSPIVVGGTVVTGDGTTVEGRDPQTGQTRWTFARDTNLCGVSYVYDLAVAVYPDVRGCGQVSGINGGTGQRGPTRTAYADKQVVLSSNGSAVLSAGPTRLELWRSDLVRMLSYGEIDARVKPVNQGLGAGCALMSAAASDEAVSVLEACRDQKDLRLTLLKPAKEEDEPDTKNVPLPGVAADSEARVLAVSGTTTAVYLPTPQPEIAVYDDTGSKIASTLLKKPPVLANPALSVTRAGDMFTWWTGDSVEVFNSRLSYRYTIEASGAVGPLGPGAMMAGRLLIPLTNGIGVYDPTNGTSERIIAVTHPDGTGPVVPTVTDSKVIEQRGAALAAFGTNP; encoded by the coding sequence ATGGTCAGACCTGAGCGCCGCACCAAGGGCGATCTCGTCGCCGCGGCGACGATCACGCTTATCGTGGCCGTCGTCGCCGCGCTGTTCTGGTGGAACAGTTCGGCGCGCGCCACGATCAGCCGGCCCGCCACCTCGCCCGCGCCCAATCCGGTACCGGCGCGGGTAGTTCCCGACACACTGCACCAGCTGTGGACTGCGGCCAGCCCGCGCACGCTGAGCCCGATCGTCGTCGGCGGCACCGTGGTGACCGGCGATGGGACCACCGTCGAGGGCCGCGATCCGCAGACCGGCCAGACCCGATGGACCTTCGCCCGCGACACCAACCTGTGCGGGGTGTCCTACGTCTACGACCTCGCCGTGGCGGTCTACCCCGATGTCCGCGGCTGCGGGCAGGTCAGCGGCATCAACGGCGGTACGGGACAACGCGGGCCGACCCGCACCGCATACGCCGACAAGCAAGTGGTGCTCAGCTCCAACGGCAGCGCCGTTCTGTCGGCTGGCCCCACCCGGCTGGAACTGTGGCGCTCGGATCTGGTGCGGATGCTGTCCTATGGCGAAATCGACGCCCGGGTCAAACCGGTCAACCAGGGTCTCGGCGCCGGCTGCGCGCTGATGTCGGCGGCCGCCAGCGACGAGGCGGTGTCGGTGCTGGAAGCCTGCCGGGACCAGAAGGATCTGCGCCTGACGCTGCTCAAGCCGGCGAAAGAGGAAGACGAACCCGACACCAAGAACGTGCCGCTGCCCGGCGTCGCCGCCGATTCCGAGGCGCGGGTGCTGGCCGTGTCGGGCACCACCACCGCGGTGTACCTGCCCACGCCCCAACCTGAGATCGCCGTCTACGACGACACCGGCAGCAAGATCGCCAGCACACTGCTGAAAAAGCCTCCGGTACTGGCGAATCCGGCCCTGTCCGTCACCCGCGCCGGTGACATGTTCACCTGGTGGACCGGCGATAGCGTGGAAGTTTTCAACAGCCGACTGTCCTATCGCTACACCATCGAGGCATCCGGCGCCGTCGGCCCGCTGGGCCCCGGCGCGATGATGGCCGGGCGCCTGCTCATCCCGCTGACCAACGGCATCGGGGTGTACGACCCGACCAACGGCACCAGCGAACGCATCATCGCCGTCACCCACCCGGACGGCACCGGACCGGTGGTTCCCACCGTCACCGACTCGAAGGTCATCGAGCAGCGCGGAGCGGCGCTAGCCGCGTTCGGGACGAATCCCTAG
- a CDS encoding DEAD/DEAH box helicase, producing MTPLTTLPQISFAQLGVRDEIVRALAEDGKEYAFAIQELTLPMALAGDDLIGQARTGMGKTLAFGVPMLQRITTDSERELTGIPRGLVVVPTRELCLQVYEDIASAARYLRADVAGHGDRKLSVTSIYGGRPYEAQIAALQKGVDVVIGTPGRLLDLAQQGHLQLGGLSMLVLDEADEMLDLGFLPDIERILKQIPEKRQAMLFSATMPDPIITLARTFMNQPTHIRAEGVQGAATHDTTEQFVYRAHALDKVEMVSRILQAEGRGATMIFTRTKRTAQKVADELAERGFKVGAVHGDLGQIAREKALKAFRTGDVDVLVATDVAARGIDIDDITHVINYQIPEDEQAYVHRIGRTGRAGKTGIAITLVDWDELERWAMIDKALKLDCADPAETYSNSPHFYEELGIPADAGGNIGGPRKSAQAAKAKDGTRISSTDSNRERPTRNRSRRRTRAGEGATGHVETATDAPAPVSGDKATATDGSDDSPARKRRRRRRPRNAAEAPATAS from the coding sequence ATGACACCATTGACAACACTCCCCCAGATCTCATTTGCCCAGCTCGGAGTGCGTGACGAGATCGTCCGCGCCCTTGCCGAAGATGGCAAGGAATACGCCTTCGCCATCCAGGAACTGACGCTGCCGATGGCCCTGGCAGGCGATGACCTGATCGGCCAGGCCCGCACCGGTATGGGCAAGACCCTGGCCTTCGGTGTGCCGATGCTGCAGCGCATCACCACCGACAGCGAACGCGAACTCACCGGTATCCCGCGCGGGCTCGTCGTCGTACCGACCCGTGAGCTGTGCCTGCAGGTGTACGAAGACATCGCGAGCGCCGCTCGGTATTTGAGGGCGGATGTTGCCGGCCATGGCGACCGCAAACTGTCCGTCACCTCTATCTACGGCGGGCGACCCTACGAGGCGCAGATCGCGGCCCTGCAGAAGGGCGTCGACGTCGTAATCGGCACGCCGGGCCGGCTCCTCGATCTCGCCCAGCAGGGTCACCTGCAGCTCGGCGGTTTGAGCATGCTCGTGCTCGACGAGGCCGACGAGATGCTCGACCTGGGCTTCCTGCCCGACATCGAGCGCATCCTCAAGCAGATCCCCGAGAAGCGGCAGGCCATGCTGTTCTCGGCGACCATGCCCGACCCGATCATCACGCTGGCCCGCACGTTCATGAACCAGCCCACCCACATCCGGGCGGAGGGCGTGCAAGGGGCGGCCACCCACGACACCACCGAGCAGTTCGTCTACCGCGCGCACGCGCTGGACAAGGTCGAGATGGTCAGCCGCATCCTGCAGGCCGAAGGCCGCGGCGCGACGATGATCTTCACCCGTACCAAGCGCACCGCACAGAAAGTGGCCGACGAGCTTGCCGAGCGCGGTTTCAAGGTCGGCGCCGTGCACGGCGACCTGGGCCAGATCGCCCGCGAGAAGGCGCTCAAGGCATTCCGCACGGGTGACGTCGACGTCCTGGTGGCCACCGACGTCGCCGCCCGCGGTATCGACATCGACGACATCACCCACGTCATCAACTACCAGATTCCCGAAGACGAGCAGGCCTACGTGCACCGCATCGGGCGCACCGGCCGGGCCGGTAAGACCGGCATCGCGATCACCCTGGTCGACTGGGACGAGCTCGAGCGCTGGGCGATGATCGATAAGGCGCTCAAGCTCGACTGCGCCGATCCCGCGGAGACCTACTCCAACTCGCCGCACTTCTATGAGGAGCTCGGCATCCCGGCCGACGCCGGCGGCAACATCGGCGGCCCGCGGAAATCGGCTCAGGCGGCAAAAGCAAAAGACGGAACCCGGATCAGCTCGACGGACTCCAACCGAGAGCGGCCCACCCGCAACCGATCTCGTCGTCGCACCCGCGCCGGCGAGGGAGCCACCGGGCATGTCGAGACGGCGACGGACGCCCCAGCCCCCGTCTCCGGCGACAAGGCCACGGCGACCGACGGCAGCGACGACAGCCCGGCTCGTAAGCGCCGGCGCCGGCGTCGGCCGCGCAACGCCGCCGAGGCCCCCGCAACAGCAAGTTGA
- a CDS encoding ferritin-like fold-containing protein has product MTAPQPAAESAASISADHPGVNELFALLAYGEVAAFYRLTDEARMAPDLRGRINMASMAAAEMAHYDMLRDALQARGVDVVPAMSRYASALENYHRLTTPSTWLEALVKTYVGDALAADFYLEIADVLPDEVAAVVRGVLSETGHSQFVVAEVRDAVTTSGRQRSRLALWSRRLLGEAITQAQYVLADHDELVDLVLAGPGGLGQVADFFDRLQRTHDDRMHQLGLA; this is encoded by the coding sequence ATGACAGCCCCGCAACCGGCCGCCGAGTCAGCGGCGAGCATCTCCGCCGACCATCCCGGTGTGAACGAGTTGTTCGCGCTGCTGGCCTACGGCGAGGTCGCGGCGTTCTATCGGCTGACCGACGAGGCGCGGATGGCACCGGACCTGCGGGGCCGGATCAACATGGCCAGCATGGCCGCCGCCGAGATGGCCCACTACGACATGCTGCGCGATGCGTTGCAGGCGCGGGGCGTCGACGTCGTCCCGGCGATGTCGCGGTACGCCTCGGCGCTGGAGAACTATCACCGGCTGACCACGCCGAGCACCTGGCTGGAGGCCCTGGTCAAGACGTATGTCGGTGATGCGCTGGCGGCCGATTTCTACCTCGAGATCGCCGACGTGCTGCCCGATGAGGTGGCCGCGGTGGTGCGCGGGGTGCTGTCAGAGACCGGGCATTCGCAGTTCGTGGTCGCCGAGGTTCGCGACGCGGTGACCACCAGCGGACGGCAGCGCAGCCGGCTGGCGTTGTGGTCACGCCGGCTGCTCGGTGAGGCGATCACCCAGGCTCAATACGTGCTCGCCGACCACGACGAACTCGTCGACCTGGTGTTGGCGGGGCCGGGCGGGCTGGGGCAGGTGGCCGATTTCTTCGACCGGCTACAGCGCACGCACGACGACCGGATGCACCAGCTCGGCCTGGCTTAG
- a CDS encoding ParA family protein, with protein sequence MVPVTRVLAVANQKGGVAKTTTVASLGAAFVDAGKRVLLIDLDPQGCLTFSLGTDPDKLPVSVHEVLLGDVEPSAALVDTAEGMTLLPANIDLAGAEAMLLMRAGREYALKRALDKLDQFDVVLIDCPPSLGVLTLNGLTAADEVIVPLQCETLAHRGVGQFLRTVDDVQQITNPKLKLLGALPTLYDSRTTHSRDVLLDVADRYDLPVLAPPIPRTVRFAEASASGSSVLAGRKSKGGMAYRDLASSLLKYWKSGKALPTFTPDV encoded by the coding sequence ATGGTCCCTGTGACCCGAGTATTGGCGGTCGCCAACCAAAAAGGTGGAGTGGCCAAAACAACCACGGTCGCGTCTCTGGGTGCGGCTTTCGTAGATGCAGGCAAGCGTGTCTTGCTCATCGACCTCGACCCGCAGGGCTGTCTGACCTTCTCGCTGGGTACCGACCCGGACAAGCTGCCGGTATCGGTGCATGAGGTGCTGCTCGGCGACGTCGAGCCCAGTGCCGCCCTGGTGGATACGGCCGAAGGCATGACGCTGCTGCCGGCCAATATCGACCTGGCCGGTGCGGAGGCGATGCTGCTGATGCGGGCGGGCCGGGAGTATGCGCTGAAACGTGCGCTGGACAAGCTCGATCAGTTCGACGTCGTGCTCATCGACTGTCCACCGTCGCTGGGCGTGCTCACCCTCAACGGGCTGACCGCGGCCGACGAGGTGATCGTGCCGCTGCAGTGCGAGACGCTGGCGCATCGCGGTGTGGGTCAGTTCCTGCGCACAGTCGATGACGTGCAGCAGATCACCAACCCGAAGCTGAAGCTGCTGGGCGCGCTGCCCACGCTGTACGACTCGCGCACCACGCACAGCCGCGACGTGCTGCTCGACGTCGCCGACCGCTACGACCTGCCGGTGCTGGCTCCGCCGATCCCGCGAACCGTGCGCTTCGCCGAGGCCAGCGCATCCGGTTCGTCGGTGCTGGCGGGACGAAAGAGCAAGGGCGGCATGGCTTATCGCGATCTGGCCAGCTCGTTGCTGAAGTATTGGAAGTCGGGCAAGGCGCTGCCGACGTTCACCCCGGACGTCTAG